The following coding sequences are from one Bradyrhizobium sp. 200 window:
- a CDS encoding LysR family transcriptional regulator — MAMDVTLRQLRAYVAVLEAASFSEAAKVMHLSQAALSGLIKELENRVGVRLLDRTTRKVSASAVGETFAPMARRVLSNLDEALDNLTNLKELRRGLVRVAAPETLSCTLLPELIAGYNDSHPGVDVRFDDVPIQEVLAGLQNGSTDIGFGPAGVVPDQSVGVHIICADPLFVALRSDDPLAKAKSVSWKDLRDRPLLNYMPNIVINVLSNVPPRHHPKELLPVHRVNTALSMLRVRQGAVICPSMAEPLVRGFGLTFLPLLQPAVKWKIAMFVRHSASLSPAVESFRDFTLDFSPNWTAGGIERRRLSERRKRV, encoded by the coding sequence ATGGCGATGGATGTGACCCTGCGGCAGTTGCGCGCCTATGTGGCCGTGCTGGAGGCCGCGAGCTTCTCGGAAGCTGCCAAGGTCATGCATCTGTCGCAGGCCGCGCTCTCAGGCCTGATCAAGGAGCTGGAAAACCGCGTCGGCGTCCGCCTTCTGGACCGCACCACGCGAAAAGTTTCTGCGTCTGCAGTTGGCGAGACCTTTGCACCGATGGCGCGGCGCGTGCTTTCGAACCTGGACGAGGCGCTCGATAATCTGACCAATCTCAAGGAGCTGCGCCGTGGGCTGGTGCGTGTCGCGGCGCCCGAAACGCTGTCCTGCACGCTGTTGCCGGAGCTCATCGCCGGATACAACGACAGCCACCCTGGCGTTGACGTCCGCTTCGACGACGTGCCGATCCAGGAGGTGCTGGCGGGCTTGCAGAACGGCTCTACCGACATCGGCTTCGGGCCGGCCGGCGTCGTTCCGGACCAATCGGTCGGAGTGCACATCATTTGTGCCGACCCGCTCTTTGTGGCGTTGCGCAGCGATGATCCGCTGGCAAAAGCCAAGTCGGTCAGTTGGAAGGATCTCCGCGACCGGCCGCTGCTCAACTACATGCCCAACATCGTCATCAATGTCCTGAGCAACGTGCCGCCCCGGCATCATCCAAAAGAATTGTTGCCGGTGCACCGGGTGAACACGGCGCTGTCGATGCTGCGGGTCAGACAGGGTGCCGTGATCTGCCCCTCGATGGCGGAGCCGCTGGTGCGCGGCTTCGGACTGACGTTCCTGCCGCTGCTGCAGCCGGCGGTGAAGTGGAAGATCGCGATGTTCGTGCGGCACAGCGCATCGCTCTCGCCGGCCGTAGAGAGTTTTCGCGACTTCACGCTCGATTTCAGCCCGAACTGGACGGCGGGCGGAATCGAGCGGCGCCGATTGAGCGAACGGCGCAAGCGCGTGTAG